atccacacgtcctagtgtaccaactacctcaggtcccagtagccgccagaatttacagcgatatatggtggggcccaatgccgttctaaggatggtaaggcctgagcaggtacaggcattagtcaattgggtggccgacagtggatccagcacgttcacattatctcccacccagtcttctgcagaaagcgcacagatggcgcctgaaaaccaaccccatcagtctgtcacatcacccccatgcataccagggaaactgtctcagcctcaagttatgcagcagtctcttatgctgtttgaagactccgctggcagggtttcccaagggcatccacctagcccttccccagcggtgaaagacatagaatgcactgacgcacaaccacttatgtttcctgatgatgaggacatgggaataccacctcagcatgtctctgatgatgacgaaacacaggtgccaactgctgcgtctttctgcagtgtgcagactgaacaggaggtcagggatcaagactgggtggaagacgatgcaggggacgatgaggtcctagaccccacatggaatgaaggtcgtgccactgactttcacagttcggaggaagaggcagtggtgagaccgagccaacagcgtagcaaaagagggagcagtgggcaaaagcagaacacccgccgccaagagactccgcctgctactgaccgccgccatctgggaccgagcaccccaaaggcagcttcaaggagttccctggcatggcacttcttcaaacaatgtgctgacgacaagacccgagtggtttgcacgctgtgccatcagagcctgaagcgaggcattaacgttctgaacctgagcacaacctgcatgaccaggcacctgcatgcaaagcatgaactgcagtggagtaaacaccttaaaaccaaggaagtcactcaggctccccctgctacctcttctgctgctgccgcctcggcctattctgctgctgccgcctcggcctcttcctccgcctctggaggaacgttggcacctgccgcccagcaaacaggggatgtaccaccaacaccaccaccaccacctccgtcaccaagcgtctcaaccatgtcacacgccagcgttcagctctccatctcacaaacatttgatagaaagcgtaaattcccacctagccaccctcgatccctggccctgaatgccagcatttctaaactactggcctatgaaatgctgtcatttaggctggtggacacagacagcttcaaacagctcatgtcgcttgctgtcccacagtatgttgttcccagccggcactacttctccaagagagccgtgccttccctgcacaaccaagtatccgataaaatcaagtgtgcactgcgcaacgccatctgtggcaaggtccacctaaccacagatacgtggaccagtaagcacggccagggacgctatatctccctaactgcacactgggtaaatgtagtggcagctgggccccaggcggagagctgtttggcgcacgtccttccgccgccaaggatcgcagggcaacattctttgcctcctgttgccacctcctccttctcggcttcctcctcctcttcttccacctgctcatccagtcagccacacaccttcaccaccaacttcagcacagcccggggtaaacgtcagcaggccattctgaaactcatatgtttgggggacaggccccacaccgcacaggagttgtggcggggtatagaacaacagaccgacgagtggttgctgccggtgagcctcaagcccagcctggtggtgtgtgataatgggcgaaatctcgttgcagctctgggactagccaatttgacgcacatcccttgcttggcgcatgtgctgaatttggtggtgcagaagttcattcacaactaccccgacatgtcagagctgctgcataaagtgcgggccgtctgttcgcgcttccggcgttcacatcctgctgctgctcgcctgtctgcgctacagcgtaacttcggccttcccgctcaccgcctcatatgcgacgtgcccaccaggtggaactccaccttgcacatgctggacagactgtgcgagcagcagcaggccatagtggagtttcagctgcagcacgcacgggtcagtcgcactacagaacagcaccacttcaccaccaatgactgggcctccatgcgagacctgtgtgccctgttgcgctgtttcgagtactccaccaacatggccagtggcgatgacaccgttatcagcgttacaataccacttctatgtctccttgagaaaacacttagggcgatgatggaagaggaggtggcccaggaggaggaggaggaggaggaagaggggtcatttttagcactttcaggccagtctcttcgaagtgactcagagggaggtttttggcaacagcagaggccaggtacaaatgtggccagccagggcccactactggaggacgaggaggacgaggatgaggaggaggtggaggaggatgaggatgaagcatggtcacagcggggtggcacccaacgcagctcgggtccatcactggtgcgtggctggggggaaaggcaggacgatggacgatacgcctcccacagaggacagcttgtccttacccctgggcagcctggcacacatgagcgactacatgctgcagtgcctgcgcaacgacagcagagttgcccacattttaacctgtgcggactactgggttgccaccctgctggatccacgctacaaagacaatgtgcccaccttacttcctgcactggagcgtgataggaagatgcgcgagtacaagcgcacgttggtagacgcgctactgagagcattcccaaatgtcacaggggaacaagtggaagcccaaggccaaggcagaggaggagcaagaggtcgccaaggcagctgtgtcacggccagctcctctgagggcagggttagcatggcagagatgtggaaaacttttgtcaacatgccacagctaactgcaccaccacctgatacgcaacgtgttagcaggaggcaacatttcactaacatggtggaacagtacgtgtgcacacgcctccacgtactgactgatggttcggccccattcaacttctgggtctctaaattgtccacgtggccagagctagccttttatgccttggaggtgctggcctgcccggcagccagcgttttgtctgaacgtgtattcagcacggcagggggcgtcattacagacaaacgcagccgcctgtctacagccaatgtggacaagctgacgttcataaaaatgaaccaggcatggatcccacaggacctgtccgtcccttgtccagattagacattaactacctccccataaccatatattattggactccagggcacttcctcattcaatcctatttttattttcattttaccattatattgcgaggctacccaaagttgaatgaacctctcctctgcctgtgtgctaggcctaaatatatgccaatggactgttgcagtggtgggtgacgtgaagcctcattctctgctatgacatgcagactaattctctgctgacatgaagacagattctctgttacgggacctccctcctctgcctgggtgctgggcctaaatatatgccaatggactgttgcagtggtgggtgacgtgaagcctgattctctgctatgacatgcagactaattctctgctgacatgaagacagattctctgttacgggacctctctcctctgcctgtgtgtgtgctgggcctaaatatatgccaatggactgttgcagtggtggctgacgtgaagcctcattctctgctatgacatgcagactaattctctgctgacatgaagccagattgtctgttacgggacctctctcctctgcctgtgtgtgtgctgggcctaaatatatgccaatggactgttgcagtggtggctgacgtgaagcctcattctctgctatgacatgcagactaattctctgctgacatgaagacagattctctgttacgggacctctctcctctgcctgtgtgtgtgctgggcctaaatatatgccaatggactgttgcagtggtggctgacgtgaagcctcattctctgctatgacatgcagactaattctctgctgacatgaagccagattgtctgttacgggacctccctcctctgcctgggtgctgggcctaaatatatgccaatggactgttgcagtggtggctgacgtgaagcctcattctctgctatgacatgcagactgattctctgctgacatgaagccagattgtctgttacgggacctctctcctctgcctgtgtgctaggcctaaatatatgccaatggactgttgcagtggtggctgacgtgaagcctcattctctgctatgacatgcagactgattctctgctgacatgaagccagatcgtctgttacgggacctctctgctctgcctgtgtgctaggcctaaatatatgccaatggactgttgcagtggtgggtgacgtgaagcctcattctctgctatgacatgcagactgattctctgctgtcatgaagccagattgtctgttacgggacctctctgctctgcctgtgtgctaggcctaaatatatgccaatggactgttgcagtggtgggtgacgtgaagcctcattctctgctatgacatgcagactgattctctgctgacatgaagccagattgtctgttacgggacctctctcctctgcctgtgtgctaggcctaaatatatgccaatggactgttgcagtggtggctgacgtgaagcctcattctctgctatgacatgcagactaattctctgctgacatgaagccagattgtctgttacgggacctctctcctctgcctgggtgctgggcctaaatttatgacaatggactgttgcagtggtggctgacgtgaagcctgattctctgctatgacatgcagactgattctctgctgacatgaagccagatcctctgttacgggacctctctcctctgcctgtgtgtgtgctgggcctaaatatatgccaatggactgttgcagtggtggctgacgtgaagcctcattctctgctatgacatgcagactgattctctgctgacatgaagccagattctctgttacgggacctctctcctctgcctgtgtgtgtgctgggcctaaatatatgccaatggactgttgcagtggtggctgacgtgaagcctcattctctgctatgacatgcagactaattctctgctgacatgaagacagattctctgttacgggacctccctcctctgcctgggtgctgggcctaaatatatgccaatggactgttgcagtggtggctgacgtgaagcctcattctctgctatgacatgcagactaattctctgctgacatgaagacagattctctgttacgggacctctctcctctgcctgggtgccggggcctaaatatctgagaatggactgttccagtggtgggtgacgggaagccagattctctgctatggaacctctctccaattgattttggttaatttttatttatttaatttttattttaattcatttccctatccacatttgtttgcaggggatttacctacatgttgctgccttttgcagccctctagctctttcctgggctgttttacagcctttttagtgccgaaaagttcgggtccccattgacttcaatggggttcgggttcgggacgaagttcggatcgggttcggatcccgaacccgaacatttccgggatgttcggccgaacttctcgaacccgaacatccaggtgttcgctcaactctaattatgatcATTTTTGTATGTTTATTTGTTCCTGGCTTTTCTATAACCATTGGAGACGCATACAGTATGTCTCACCTAAGTGTTTTTAGGTCTCAAAATTGGTACACTGTAGAAGAGATGTTGACCAATTCTTACCTTACATAAATATAACATTGAATGTATTATATTTGGCAAAACTATTGATCATATAGCACAGTTGTTGACCATAGTTTTCTTTTATTGCTTCCAGATTGCTCTCAACTGACCGATCACTGGGTGTTATCTTTTGATATGTCTTCTGTCACAAACAACAGTGAAATACAATTGGCAGAGTTGAGGATACAGCCTTCTTCTCCTGAGAGAATCAAAGATGTGACCCTTGACATCTATAATAGTAAAGAAGGCAAAGAGAAGATCTTTTTGGGGTCAATGAAAGTTGACCTTAGTAGTGAAAGAGGATCGAGTTTGAAGATTGTCAATATCACTAGAATGATGCAATCCTATTTCTATGAAGAAAAACATTCTAATAATCAAAAAGACATGAAGGCCAAGGGAATGTCCAAGGATAATCAAGAAAACAACTGTACAGAAGTGCCAACGGAAAAAGTTGTGTTGGTGGTTTTTATCAAGGACACTCCTTCTACTAACCTAAATGGATACCCGAACCTCATCCAGACAGTAGAGTCATCTAAATATGTGATGACCCCAGCTTCTGGTACTAGGAGATTTAGGAAAGGTAGAAATGCAATGCATGACATGATTATGGCCAACTTTACCATCAAACCTATTGAAGATGGAAGACCTTTGTGCAGAAGAGTAGACATGATTGTGGACTTTGAAAAGATTGGATGGGGAGACCAGATAATCTATCCCAAGAACTTTAATGCATATAGATGTGAAGGAGCCTGTCCGATCCCCCTGAGCACGATCTTCAAGCCAACCAACCATGCTTATGTTAAGGTAATTATTACTTCTTTTCCTATATATTTGCTTGACAATTATAAAATTTACAGTTACATTTATATTGTCATAAGAAATTACTATttcttaataaaataatatattttctttaatttctttagAGTTTGGTAAAATTTTACCATCCGAACAGANNNNNNNNNNNNNNNNNNNNNNNNNNNNNNNNNNNNNNNNNNNNNNNNNNNNNNNNNNNNNNNNNNNNNNNNNNNNNNNNNNNNNNNNNNNNNNNNNNNNNNNNNNNNNNNNNNNNNNNNNNNNNNNNNNNNNNNNNNNNNNNNNNNNNNNNNNNNNNNNNNNNNNNNNNNNNNNNNNNNNNNNNNNNNNNNNNNNNNNNNNNNNNNNNNNNNNNNNNNNNNNNNNNNNNNNNNNNNNNNNNNNNNNNNNNNNNNNNNNNNNNNNNNNNNNNNNNNNNNNNNNNNNNNNNNNNNNNNNNNNNNNNNNNNNNNNNNNNNNNNNNNNNNNNNNNNNNNNNNNNNNNNNNNNNNNNNNNNNNNNNNNNNNNNNNNNNNNNNNNNNNNNNNNNNNNNNNNNNNNNNNNNNNNNNNNNNNNNNNNNNNNNNNNNNNNNNNNNNNNNNNNNNNNNNNNNNNNNNNNNNNNNNNNNNNNNNNNNNNNNNNNNNNNNNNNNNNNNNNNNNNNNNNNNNNNNNNNNNNNNNNNNNNNNNNNNNNNNNNNNNNNNNNNNNNNNNNNNNNNNNNNNNNNNNNNNNNNNNNNNNNNNNNNNNNNNNNNNNNNNNNNNNNNNNNNNNNNNNNNNNNNNNNNNNNNNNNNNNNNNNNNNNNNNNNNNNNNNNNNNNNNNNNNNNNNNNNNNNNNNNNNNNNNNNNNNNNNNNNNNNNNNNNNNNNNNNNNNNNNNNNNNNNNNNNNNNNNNNNNNNNNNNNNNNNNNNNNNNNNNNNNNNNNNNNNNNNNNNNNNNNNNNNNNNNNNNNNNNNNNNNNNNNNNNNNNNNNNNNNNNNNNNNNNNNNNNNNNNNNNNNNNNNNNNNNNNNNNNNNNNNNNNNNNNNN
The Bufo gargarizans isolate SCDJY-AF-19 chromosome 2, ASM1485885v1, whole genome shotgun sequence genome window above contains:
- the LOC122925621 gene encoding nodal homolog 2-A-like codes for the protein MSWLTSILHFTILSIVLGMPSSLPGKQTRIPLQHSNLGLRNSSSLHSSSLHGSKDSQNMKYSPFMMQLYQVLTMRNTTDLPRLEHSILQDTDTILSLSAKNCSQLTDHWVLSFDMSSVTNNSEIQLAELRIQPSSPERIKDVTLDIYNSKEGKEKIFLGSMKVDLSSERGSSLKIVNITRMMQSYFYEEKHSNNQKDMKAKGMSKDNQENNCTEVPTEKVVLVVFIKDTPSTNLNGYPNLIQTVESSKYVMTPASGTRRFRKGRNAMHDMIMANFTIKPIEDGRPLCRRVDMIVDFEKIGWGDQIIYPKNFNAYRCEGACPIPLSTIFKPTNHAYVKVIITSFPIYLLDNYKIYSYIYIVIRNYYFLIK